In the Flagellimonas sp. HMM57 genome, one interval contains:
- a CDS encoding aminotransferase class V-fold PLP-dependent enzyme: protein MKKNLANLELSDEQMKIYGHQVTEAIIKHFQTQNSELPVAMGSREEMDSLFLEEAPEKGMEPIDVLNFVLEEVMTKSTNLSHPRTYAFVPGPSNFVSVMADALATGYNIFSGGWAASPAAAELEIITIQWLLKMFGLPQKKGGGIFTSGGSMANLTALTTARRIKCGEDFSKAMIYLSDQAHSSNIKAIRVLGFKKEQIRIIPTDIEFKFSINKLKNCIAKDRLKGLQPFCLIATSGTTNTGTVDQLQELAKICKKEDIWFHIDGAYGAAAILSKKGKQLMKGIEKADSLTVDPHKWFFQPYEMGCLLVRNHKHLSHTFTEKPEYLRDIEGNTSEINFYDHGIQLTRRFRALKFYMSIKTFGLKQFREAITYNIDLAEAVEKVLRASKTWEVVFPATMAIINFRYNPIGKKYSQKELDALNQYISEKVIASREALLATTLLHGQVVLRMCLINPRTTINDVKDTLALCRKFADEHELVIQQVVH from the coding sequence ATGAAAAAGAACCTTGCCAATTTAGAGTTGTCAGATGAACAAATGAAAATCTATGGCCATCAAGTTACAGAGGCCATAATTAAGCATTTTCAAACACAAAACAGTGAATTGCCTGTAGCCATGGGTTCTAGGGAAGAGATGGATTCCCTATTCTTGGAAGAGGCTCCAGAAAAAGGTATGGAGCCTATCGATGTACTCAATTTTGTACTTGAGGAAGTGATGACAAAAAGCACCAACTTATCCCATCCTAGAACGTATGCATTTGTTCCCGGACCAAGCAACTTTGTAAGTGTTATGGCCGATGCCCTTGCTACAGGCTATAATATCTTTTCTGGTGGATGGGCCGCATCGCCAGCGGCAGCGGAATTGGAAATCATAACCATACAGTGGCTCTTAAAAATGTTTGGCCTTCCACAGAAAAAGGGTGGTGGTATTTTTACAAGTGGAGGTTCCATGGCAAACTTAACGGCACTGACAACGGCGCGAAGAATTAAATGTGGGGAGGATTTTTCGAAAGCGATGATTTACCTATCCGATCAAGCACATTCATCCAATATTAAGGCAATCAGGGTACTAGGATTTAAGAAAGAACAAATCCGAATCATTCCTACGGATATTGAGTTCAAATTTTCCATTAACAAACTTAAAAACTGTATTGCAAAGGATCGGTTAAAAGGACTTCAACCTTTTTGTTTGATAGCGACTTCGGGCACTACAAATACGGGTACTGTGGACCAGTTACAAGAGTTAGCGAAAATTTGCAAAAAAGAGGACATCTGGTTTCATATTGATGGAGCTTACGGTGCAGCGGCCATATTGTCCAAAAAAGGCAAGCAGTTGATGAAGGGAATTGAAAAAGCAGATTCATTGACCGTAGATCCACACAAATGGTTTTTCCAGCCTTATGAAATGGGCTGTCTTTTGGTACGAAACCATAAACACCTAAGCCATACCTTCACGGAAAAACCAGAATACCTAAGGGATATCGAAGGGAATACATCAGAAATCAACTTTTACGACCACGGTATTCAATTGACCAGAAGGTTTAGGGCGTTAAAATTTTATATGTCCATAAAGACATTTGGCTTAAAACAGTTTAGGGAAGCTATCACCTATAATATAGATTTGGCCGAAGCAGTGGAAAAAGTTCTCAGGGCCAGTAAAACATGGGAAGTGGTTTTCCCTGCTACCATGGCCATCATTAACTTTAGGTACAATCCTATCGGGAAAAAGTATTCTCAAAAAGAATTGGATGCCTTGAATCAATATATTTCAGAGAAAGTTATTGCGTCAAGGGAAGCGCTTTTGGCAACTACATTGTTACATGGCCAAGTTGTTCTGAGAATGTGCCTTATCAACCCAAGAACAACAATTAATGATGTAAAGGACACTTTAGCGCTTTGTAGAAAATTTGCAGATGAACATGAACTTGTAATACAACAAGTCGTCCATTAG
- a CDS encoding serine hydrolase, giving the protein MNVLAYLQNLFQSSPKTKFIKELKGLDLADAICHNLMVEKRIPGMAITIKRQGKIVLEKGYGHADLEKKIKVNPAKTLFRIASISKCITGIALAKMVEEEMVELDASFYEYVPNYPKKKYDFTLRQLASHTAGIRGYRGKEFALNKPYSIEESVEIFQNDPLVFRPGKGYLYNSFDFVLLSLAMQEASGIPFETYVKTKVLEPLGMMATIPEKVTSASLSNQELVGERSQTYTRTKMGFKKAVPVNNFYKLAGGGYLSTSSDIAKLGQAIMEKKLIQPETLKDILTAQTINGKSTYYGLGFQVSQDDLGRDFVGHVGNSVGAYSNFFVYPNEEIVISILINCTDPKVQNDLDTVSSTQLSSF; this is encoded by the coding sequence ATGAACGTACTTGCATACCTTCAAAATTTATTTCAGTCATCACCAAAGACTAAATTTATAAAAGAACTTAAGGGATTAGACTTGGCAGATGCGATTTGCCATAACCTAATGGTTGAAAAACGAATCCCTGGAATGGCCATTACCATAAAAAGACAAGGAAAAATTGTACTTGAAAAAGGATATGGTCATGCCGATTTGGAAAAAAAGATAAAAGTAAACCCTGCAAAAACACTATTTCGTATCGCAAGTATCTCAAAGTGTATCACCGGAATTGCTCTTGCAAAGATGGTCGAGGAAGAAATGGTAGAACTTGATGCATCCTTTTATGAGTATGTTCCCAATTATCCAAAAAAGAAATACGATTTCACCTTACGCCAATTGGCAAGTCACACGGCCGGAATAAGAGGATATCGTGGTAAAGAGTTTGCACTGAACAAACCTTATTCCATAGAGGAAAGTGTTGAGATATTCCAAAACGACCCATTGGTTTTTAGACCGGGAAAAGGATACTTGTACAACAGTTTTGATTTCGTTTTACTGTCCCTCGCCATGCAAGAAGCTAGTGGAATTCCTTTTGAAACATATGTCAAGACGAAAGTCTTGGAACCTTTGGGAATGATGGCTACAATACCAGAAAAAGTCACTTCAGCTTCGCTCAGTAATCAAGAATTGGTAGGTGAGCGTAGCCAAACATACACCAGAACCAAAATGGGTTTTAAAAAAGCTGTTCCAGTAAATAACTTTTATAAACTGGCAGGAGGTGGATATTTATCAACTAGCAGCGATATTGCTAAACTGGGACAAGCTATTATGGAAAAGAAATTGATACAACCTGAAACGTTAAAAGATATTTTGACGGCACAGACCATAAATGGAAAATCGACTTATTATGGTTTGGGATTTCAAGTGAGTCAAGATGATTTAGGGAGAGACTTTGTGGGACATGTTGGCAACAGCGTTGGTGCCTATTCCAATTTCTTCGTATACCCTAATGAGGAAATCGTGATTTCCATTCTAATAAACTGTACCGACCCCAAAGTGCAAAACGATTTGGATACCGTGTCTAGTACTCAATTAAGTAGTTTTTAG
- a CDS encoding head GIN domain-containing protein has product MGSIFLGNTARRFFFFVLFSLLISCNGENTPDCFQNAGDLIRESVEVPDFLNITVFENINLVLKQGEEQVVEIETGEFLRNEVSAVVEGNRLVVRNENGCNFFREYGLTTIYVTSPNIEEIRSSTGLLISSEGILNYPNISLISESFTDPEAETTDGSFDLDVNSEIVRITTNGIAYFKLGGTTNNLSITIAAGDSRIEAENLVAQNVNINHRGSNDVFVNPQQRISGVIRSVGDVISSNRPPEVEVEEIFNGRMIFRD; this is encoded by the coding sequence ATGGGTAGTATATTTCTCGGGAATACTGCTCGTAGATTTTTTTTCTTCGTTCTCTTTTCTTTATTGATATCATGCAATGGTGAAAACACCCCTGACTGTTTTCAGAATGCGGGTGATTTGATTCGTGAGTCTGTTGAGGTCCCAGATTTTTTGAATATCACAGTGTTTGAAAACATCAATTTGGTGCTAAAGCAAGGAGAAGAACAAGTAGTTGAGATTGAAACAGGAGAATTTCTCAGAAACGAAGTGTCCGCTGTTGTGGAGGGCAATCGACTTGTTGTGCGAAACGAGAATGGCTGCAACTTTTTTAGGGAGTATGGCTTAACTACAATCTATGTAACATCACCAAATATTGAAGAGATACGAAGCAGTACGGGACTATTAATCTCCAGTGAAGGAATATTGAATTATCCCAATATTTCCTTAATATCTGAAAGTTTTACCGATCCGGAAGCTGAGACAACGGATGGCTCTTTTGATCTGGACGTGAATTCTGAAATTGTTCGAATTACAACGAATGGTATAGCTTATTTTAAACTAGGTGGAACTACAAACAATTTAAGTATAACTATCGCCGCAGGGGACTCCAGAATTGAAGCTGAAAATTTAGTTGCTCAAAATGTGAATATTAATCATAGGGGCTCCAATGATGTCTTCGTAAATCCGCAGCAACGCATAAGCGGGGTAATAAGAAGTGTAGGGGATGTAATTAGCAGCAATCGCCCACCAGAGGTCGAAGTGGAAGAAATTTTTAATGGTCGAATGATTTTTAGGGATTGA
- a CDS encoding acyloxyacyl hydrolase: MKRLLYFFLLLCYSYGFSQEEKEPKKFVLDASQFYGSILLHNPDISHLITEHPGGIILGFNRKRYGAEAWEAEYGYPDTGFSFVYQDTNNPTLGNHFGLYAHYNIYFLKRNLQLRVGQGLAYNTNPYDKNDNFRNNAYGSHILASTLAMLNYHKENLIAGLGFKAGISLIHYSNANFKAPNTSTNTMAFNFGLTYDLNAKESFEFIEPETNEKITEPIRYNLAFRTGANTSDVINSGRYGFWMLSAYADKRLGRKSAIQFGTDIFFSNFLKELIRYQSISFPELDVAPDTDYKRVGLFLGHELFVNKLSVVAQLGYYVYYPFDFEGRLYNRIGLKRYFGNKVFGAITLKSHAAKAETVEFGVGIRL; this comes from the coding sequence ATGAAGCGCCTACTTTATTTCTTTTTGTTGCTTTGCTACAGCTATGGATTTTCCCAAGAGGAAAAAGAGCCAAAGAAATTTGTACTGGATGCCAGTCAATTCTATGGTTCCATTCTCCTACATAATCCGGACATCTCCCATTTGATTACTGAACATCCAGGAGGTATCATTTTAGGTTTCAATAGAAAAAGGTATGGAGCAGAGGCTTGGGAAGCGGAGTACGGCTATCCAGATACGGGTTTCTCTTTTGTGTATCAGGATACCAATAATCCAACATTGGGGAATCATTTTGGACTGTATGCCCATTACAATATTTATTTTTTAAAACGTAATCTACAACTTCGAGTAGGTCAGGGTTTGGCTTATAACACTAATCCTTATGATAAAAATGACAACTTTAGGAACAATGCCTATGGTTCCCATATTTTGGCCTCGACCTTGGCCATGCTCAATTATCATAAGGAGAATCTTATAGCTGGTCTGGGTTTTAAAGCAGGCATCTCGTTAATACACTATTCCAATGCCAATTTCAAAGCGCCCAATACATCCACCAATACAATGGCATTCAATTTTGGTCTGACGTATGATTTAAATGCAAAAGAATCATTCGAATTCATTGAGCCTGAAACAAATGAAAAGATAACGGAACCTATTCGTTATAACCTTGCTTTTAGGACAGGTGCCAATACTAGTGATGTCATTAATTCTGGTCGCTATGGATTTTGGATGCTTTCTGCCTATGCCGATAAACGATTGGGAAGAAAAAGTGCGATACAATTTGGAACAGATATATTTTTCTCCAATTTTTTAAAGGAATTGATTCGATATCAATCCATTTCGTTTCCTGAGCTTGATGTTGCTCCCGATACGGACTATAAACGTGTTGGACTTTTCTTGGGGCACGAACTGTTCGTAAATAAATTGAGTGTGGTCGCGCAATTGGGGTATTATGTGTACTACCCCTTTGATTTTGAAGGAAGATTATATAACCGTATTGGGTTAAAACGATATTTTGGTAATAAGGTCTTTGGAGCCATAACGCTAAAATCGCATGCTGCAAAAGCGGAAACTGTTGAGTTTGGAGTTGGAATTAGATTATAG
- the metF gene encoding methylenetetrahydrofolate reductase [NAD(P)H] encodes MKVTDHIKKAKGETLFSFEIIPPVKGKSIQELYNNIDPLMEFNPPFIDVTTSREEYVYIDRDGLLDKKLTRMRPGTLGICASITHKYNVDTVPHVLCGGFTKEETEYLLVDCHYLGIDNVMALRGDAMREEKYFEPTKGGHPYASSLVKQIQELNCGNYLHEVIETDNCADFCIGVAGYPEKHMEAPSLKSDLKRLKEKVDLGADYVVTQMFFDNKKYFEFVDAARDMGIHIPIIPGIKPLAVKRHLQLLPQVFRVDIPEDLVDAVENCKNNKEVRQVGVEWCIQQSKELKNANVPVLHYYSMGKSDNIKAIAAAIF; translated from the coding sequence ATGAAAGTAACAGACCATATAAAAAAAGCAAAAGGAGAAACACTTTTCAGTTTTGAGATTATTCCTCCAGTAAAAGGAAAAAGTATTCAGGAGTTATACAATAACATTGACCCGCTGATGGAATTTAATCCACCTTTTATAGATGTGACAACTTCACGTGAAGAGTATGTTTATATTGATCGTGACGGCCTTCTGGACAAAAAACTAACTAGAATGCGCCCTGGTACACTGGGTATTTGTGCCTCTATAACCCATAAGTACAATGTTGATACTGTACCTCACGTACTTTGTGGAGGATTTACCAAAGAGGAAACAGAATATCTTCTAGTCGACTGTCATTATTTGGGGATTGATAATGTTATGGCACTGCGTGGTGATGCCATGCGCGAAGAAAAATATTTTGAACCCACAAAGGGAGGCCATCCTTATGCATCAAGTTTGGTAAAACAGATACAAGAACTCAATTGTGGTAATTATTTACACGAGGTTATCGAGACGGATAACTGTGCCGATTTTTGTATTGGCGTGGCTGGTTATCCTGAAAAACATATGGAAGCACCTTCCTTAAAATCTGATTTAAAACGGTTAAAAGAAAAAGTAGATTTAGGTGCCGATTATGTAGTTACCCAAATGTTCTTCGATAATAAAAAGTACTTCGAATTTGTTGATGCAGCAAGGGATATGGGGATTCATATTCCCATAATACCTGGAATAAAACCTTTGGCCGTAAAAAGACATTTACAATTGTTGCCACAGGTTTTCCGAGTGGATATTCCAGAAGATTTGGTCGATGCTGTTGAGAATTGTAAAAACAACAAAGAGGTTAGACAGGTAGGAGTGGAATGGTGCATTCAACAATCAAAAGAATTAAAGAATGCCAATGTACCTGTACTGCACTATTACTCTATGGGAAAATCAGATAATATCAAGGCGATTGCAGCGGCGATATTTTAA
- the metH gene encoding methionine synthase produces the protein MDVNKQKYLKLSGLEPLVITPESNFINVGERTNVAGSKKFLRLIKEEKFDEALEVARHQVEGGAQIIDINMDDGLIDGKEAMVRFLNLIVAEPDIARVPIMIDSSKWEIIEAGLQVVQGKCVVNSISLKEGETEFIRQAKLIKRYGAAVIVMAFDEIGQADTLERRKEIAERSYRVLVDKVGFPAEDIIFDLNIFPVATGMDEHRLNALDFIEGTRWVRENLPYCSVSGGVSNVSFSFRGNNPVREAMHSVFLYHAIKAGMNMGIVNPTMLEVYDDIPKDLLEHVEDVILNRRDDATERLLDFAESVVGKAKESKVDLSWREEPLQNRITRALVKGIDQYIEEDVELARQSVSKPIEVIEGHLMTGMNVVGDLFGSGKMFLPQVVKSARVMKKAVAYLLPFIEEEKLKNPQEGNSNNAGKILMATVKGDVHDIGKNIVSVVLACNNYEIVDLGVMVPPEKIINAAIEHNVDVIGLSGLITPSLDEMVFLAKEMERQNFEVPLLIGGATTSKAHTAVKIDPQYSNTVVHVNDASRAVTVVGDLLQKETSDGYKNGIKLDYEEFRDKFLSRTKKKEYKTIEAARANKFQIDWSSAEIVKPNRLGVQIIEDLELEKLLDFIDWTPFFRSWDLHGKYPDILTDKVVGEQATELFADAQIMLKKVLAEKQLKAKAVFGLFEANTANHDDIEVLCSPHEGEMSEGQRGIFRTLRQQLQRREGVPDYALADFIAPKESGKQDYIGCFCVTTGFGTAELAAQYEKNLDDYSSIMIKAIADRLAEAFAEYLHREVRTKHWGYAVNETLSNEDLIEEKYWGIRPAPGYPACPDHLEKLTIWKLLKVEENIGVKLTESLAMWPAASVSGYYFGNPEAKYFGLGKIKEDQVADFAQRKGIKLEKAKKWLAPNLVDE, from the coding sequence ATGGACGTTAATAAGCAAAAATATTTGAAGCTGAGCGGTCTTGAGCCTTTAGTTATAACTCCCGAAAGCAACTTCATCAACGTAGGTGAACGTACGAATGTAGCGGGTTCTAAGAAGTTTCTTCGTTTGATAAAAGAAGAAAAATTCGATGAGGCATTGGAAGTTGCGCGACACCAAGTTGAAGGTGGCGCCCAAATCATCGATATCAATATGGACGATGGCTTGATCGATGGCAAAGAAGCTATGGTCAGGTTTCTGAATTTAATTGTTGCCGAACCGGATATCGCAAGAGTTCCCATTATGATCGATAGTTCTAAGTGGGAAATCATTGAAGCGGGTCTGCAAGTTGTACAGGGTAAATGTGTTGTGAATTCAATCAGCCTAAAAGAAGGTGAAACGGAATTTATCCGTCAGGCTAAATTGATTAAACGCTATGGAGCAGCGGTTATCGTAATGGCCTTTGATGAAATAGGGCAAGCCGATACATTGGAGCGCCGCAAAGAAATTGCAGAACGCTCGTATCGCGTATTGGTTGACAAAGTTGGTTTTCCAGCAGAAGATATCATTTTTGATCTCAATATCTTTCCTGTTGCTACGGGAATGGATGAGCATAGATTGAATGCTCTGGACTTCATAGAAGGTACGCGTTGGGTTCGTGAAAATCTTCCATATTGCAGTGTTAGTGGAGGTGTGAGCAACGTTTCATTTTCGTTTAGGGGAAATAACCCAGTGCGAGAGGCGATGCATTCCGTATTTCTGTACCACGCTATAAAAGCTGGAATGAATATGGGAATTGTCAACCCAACTATGCTGGAAGTTTACGATGACATTCCGAAGGATTTATTGGAACATGTTGAAGATGTAATATTAAACCGTAGGGATGATGCTACGGAAAGATTGCTCGATTTTGCGGAATCGGTCGTTGGAAAAGCTAAAGAAAGCAAAGTCGATTTGTCTTGGCGCGAAGAGCCGTTGCAAAACCGTATCACTCGTGCTTTGGTAAAAGGTATTGATCAATATATTGAAGAGGATGTAGAGCTGGCGCGTCAAAGTGTTTCCAAACCCATTGAAGTTATTGAAGGCCATTTGATGACCGGAATGAATGTAGTTGGTGACCTCTTTGGTAGTGGAAAAATGTTCCTTCCCCAAGTAGTAAAGTCTGCGCGGGTCATGAAAAAGGCGGTAGCATATTTACTTCCCTTTATAGAAGAAGAGAAATTAAAAAACCCCCAAGAAGGGAACTCCAATAACGCAGGAAAAATCCTTATGGCTACTGTTAAAGGCGATGTCCATGATATTGGAAAGAACATTGTGAGTGTAGTTTTGGCCTGTAATAATTATGAAATTGTTGATTTAGGGGTTATGGTTCCCCCCGAAAAAATAATCAATGCTGCTATAGAACATAATGTAGATGTAATCGGTTTGAGTGGATTGATAACACCTTCCCTAGATGAAATGGTGTTTTTGGCCAAAGAAATGGAACGGCAAAACTTTGAAGTTCCTCTCTTGATTGGAGGGGCCACAACAAGCAAGGCACATACAGCTGTCAAAATTGATCCCCAATACAGTAATACGGTAGTTCATGTGAACGATGCTTCCAGAGCGGTAACCGTTGTTGGCGATTTACTTCAAAAGGAAACTTCTGATGGCTACAAAAATGGTATCAAACTAGATTACGAAGAATTCCGTGATAAGTTTTTGAGTCGAACCAAGAAAAAAGAATATAAAACGATTGAAGCTGCAAGAGCAAATAAGTTTCAAATTGATTGGAGCAGCGCCGAAATCGTAAAACCCAATCGATTAGGGGTTCAAATCATTGAGGATTTGGAATTGGAAAAATTGTTGGATTTTATAGATTGGACACCCTTTTTCAGAAGTTGGGACCTACACGGTAAATATCCAGATATCCTTACGGATAAAGTCGTAGGAGAACAAGCAACCGAGCTCTTCGCGGATGCTCAGATCATGCTCAAAAAAGTGCTGGCCGAAAAACAATTAAAGGCCAAGGCAGTTTTCGGCCTATTTGAAGCAAATACAGCAAACCATGACGATATAGAAGTTCTTTGTTCTCCCCACGAGGGGGAGATGTCCGAAGGACAGAGGGGGATTTTCAGAACCCTTCGTCAACAATTACAGCGACGAGAAGGTGTTCCTGATTATGCCTTAGCAGATTTTATTGCTCCAAAAGAGAGTGGAAAACAGGATTATATTGGTTGTTTCTGTGTCACCACTGGATTCGGTACGGCAGAATTAGCTGCGCAATATGAAAAGAACCTTGACGATTATAGCTCTATTATGATCAAAGCAATAGCAGACCGCTTAGCGGAAGCCTTTGCAGAATATTTACATAGAGAAGTACGAACAAAACACTGGGGCTACGCTGTAAATGAAACCTTATCCAACGAAGATCTGATTGAAGAAAAATATTGGGGTATTCGTCCAGCTCCGGGTTATCCTGCATGTCCTGACCATTTAGAAAAACTCACTATTTGGAAGCTCTTGAAGGTAGAAGAGAATATTGGGGTAAAACTCACAGAAAGTTTGGCCATGTGGCCTGCAGCAAGTGTTAGCGGATATTATTTTGGAAATCCAGAGGCGAAGTACTTTGGACTCGGAAAAATAAAGGAAGATCAAGTAGCTGATTTTGCTCAACGAAAAGGAATTAAACTGGAAAAGGCCAAAAAGTGGTTAGCTCCTAATTTAGTTGATGAATAG
- a CDS encoding homocysteine S-methyltransferase family protein codes for MVKIEELLQEKILVLDGATGTMLQRYKFTEVDFRGERFKDWEHPLQGNNDLLSLTQPEAIAEVHRKYFAAGADIVETNTFSGTTIAMADYHMEGLVYELNYESARIAKKVADEFTAKEPNKPRFVAGSIGPTNKTASMSPDVNDPGFRGVSFEELRIAYKQQVEALLDGGADILLVETIFDTLNAKAALFAIEEVKDERHIEVPIMVSGTITDASGRTLSGQTAEAFLISISHIPILSVGFNCALGAKQLVPHLEVISAKSEHAISAHPNAGLPNAFGEYDETPEQMAIQIKEYVEKGLVNIVGGCCGTTPEHITAIANLVKDYEPRKLVVPV; via the coding sequence ATGGTCAAAATAGAAGAACTTTTACAAGAAAAAATCTTGGTGTTGGATGGTGCCACGGGTACCATGTTACAACGCTATAAATTCACCGAAGTTGATTTTAGAGGAGAACGTTTTAAAGATTGGGAGCATCCATTACAGGGAAACAATGATTTATTGTCGCTGACACAGCCAGAAGCGATTGCCGAAGTACACCGTAAATATTTTGCGGCTGGTGCAGACATAGTGGAGACCAATACCTTTTCTGGTACCACTATCGCCATGGCCGATTACCATATGGAAGGGTTAGTGTATGAGTTAAATTATGAATCGGCACGTATAGCGAAAAAAGTAGCGGATGAGTTTACTGCCAAAGAACCAAATAAGCCTCGTTTTGTTGCTGGCAGTATTGGTCCTACCAATAAAACGGCAAGTATGTCGCCAGATGTCAACGATCCTGGGTTTCGAGGGGTTTCCTTTGAAGAATTACGAATAGCTTACAAACAACAGGTAGAAGCTTTATTGGATGGTGGTGCGGATATCTTGTTGGTAGAGACCATCTTTGATACGCTTAATGCCAAAGCCGCCCTATTCGCTATTGAAGAAGTAAAAGACGAACGTCATATAGAAGTCCCAATAATGGTAAGTGGTACGATAACCGATGCTTCGGGCCGAACCCTATCTGGACAGACTGCAGAAGCATTTTTGATATCCATATCCCACATCCCTATACTATCAGTCGGATTTAACTGTGCTTTGGGAGCAAAACAATTGGTACCACATTTGGAAGTCATTTCCGCAAAATCTGAACATGCCATTAGTGCACACCCAAATGCAGGTTTGCCAAATGCCTTTGGGGAATATGACGAAACACCGGAGCAAATGGCCATACAGATTAAAGAATATGTAGAAAAAGGTTTGGTAAATATTGTAGGCGGCTGTTGCGGGACAACGCCAGAACATATCACTGCGATTGCCAATTTGGTCAAAGATTATGAACCTCGAAAACTTGTTGTTCCTGTATAG
- a CDS encoding NAD(P)/FAD-dependent oxidoreductase — translation MIKTDILIIGAGPTGLFTVFEAGLLKLKTHLIDALPQPGGQCSEIYPKKPIYDIPAYPEILAGDLVDRLLEQIKPFEPGFTLGERAETLDKLEDGSFVVTTNKGTQHHAPVVVIAGGLGSFEPRKPQLENIAQYEDKGVSYMIKDPEIYRNKKVVIAGGGDSALDWSIYLADVAAEVSLVHRRNEFRGALDSVEKASELAKLGKIKLFTEAQVTALHGNNDLSGVVIKHNNKEKEDTYLEADNFIPLFGLSPKLGPIGSWGLEIEKNAIKVNNSKDYQTNIPGVFAIGDVNTYEGKLKLILSGFHEAAVMCQYAYQIINPNKRFVMKYTTVGGVEGFDGSKKEAKKEVVQSII, via the coding sequence ATGATAAAGACAGATATATTGATAATCGGAGCCGGCCCTACTGGACTGTTCACGGTATTCGAGGCAGGTTTGTTAAAATTGAAAACCCATTTAATAGATGCACTTCCCCAACCTGGAGGTCAGTGTTCAGAAATTTACCCTAAAAAACCTATTTATGATATTCCTGCATATCCTGAGATTTTAGCGGGGGATTTAGTAGATAGGCTCTTGGAACAGATTAAACCCTTTGAGCCCGGCTTTACGTTGGGAGAGCGTGCAGAGACTTTGGATAAACTGGAAGATGGTTCCTTTGTGGTCACTACAAATAAAGGTACCCAACATCATGCCCCCGTTGTGGTAATAGCAGGTGGATTGGGCTCATTTGAACCGCGTAAACCACAATTGGAAAATATTGCCCAATATGAAGATAAGGGGGTTTCCTATATGATAAAGGACCCAGAGATTTATCGAAATAAAAAAGTGGTCATTGCTGGTGGTGGAGATTCCGCATTGGATTGGTCCATTTATTTGGCAGATGTTGCCGCTGAGGTATCATTGGTACATAGAAGAAATGAATTTAGGGGAGCTTTGGATTCAGTGGAGAAAGCATCGGAATTGGCCAAATTGGGGAAAATCAAACTATTCACTGAAGCTCAGGTAACAGCATTGCATGGCAACAACGATTTGAGCGGCGTAGTTATAAAGCATAACAACAAAGAAAAGGAAGATACGTATTTGGAAGCAGATAACTTCATTCCATTGTTCGGACTTTCTCCAAAACTAGGACCTATTGGAAGTTGGGGATTAGAGATAGAGAAAAACGCGATTAAGGTCAACAATTCCAAAGACTATCAAACCAATATTCCGGGTGTATTTGCTATAGGCGATGTCAATACCTATGAAGGGAAACTGAAATTGATTCTTTCCGGTTTTCATGAAGCTGCGGTAATGTGCCAGTACGCATACCAAATCATTAATCCAAATAAGCGCTTCGTAATGAAATATACTACCGTTGGTGGTGTTGAAGGTTTTGATGGTTCTAAAAAAGAAGCGAAGAAAGAAGTAGTACAGAGTATCATTTAG